From one Orcinus orca chromosome 10, mOrcOrc1.1, whole genome shotgun sequence genomic stretch:
- the MST1R gene encoding macrophage-stimulating protein receptor isoform X4 has translation MLIKLQPGGVGESSTRNGRWGESGIQSKLCWGRCSTGSVGPTRWTCHRLDQVGFPEEMPPKLQEKEGKRVLLEGRTRSMGWMPGPGLQEPPRAAIWASMELHPPPLQPFLLLLLLLLLLLLPAVPETGGSWQCPRIPYAASCDFDVEYLVPSFSAGRPVQAVATYEGGREGSAVFVATRNRLYVLGPDLQPVESLATGPAGAPGCQTCAACGPGPHGPPGDTDAQVLVLEPVLPALISCGSSLRGRCFLHELEPRGTALHLAPPVCLFSAHHNHPEDCPDCVASPLGTLVTVVEQGHASYFYVASSLDSAVATSFSPRSVSIRRLKADASGFAPGFAALSVVPEHLASYRIEYVYSFRAGAFVYFLTVQPANVVDAPGALHTRLVRLSAVETDLGDYRELVLDCRFAPKRRRRAAHEGAQPYPVLQAAHAAPVGGRLATELSIAEGQEVLFGVFSASRDSGPGVDPNSVVCAFPVDLLDTLIEQGVERCCEPPVHPGLRRGLDFFQSPSFCPDPPGLVAPSPKTSCRHFPLLVSSSLLRVDLFNGLLGPAQVTALHVTRLNNVTVAHMGTADGRILQVELARSLNYLLYVSNFSLGSNGQPVHRDVSCLGDHLLFASGDQVFQVPIQGPGCRHFLTCGRCLRAQRFMGCGWCGGMCGRQKDCPGSWQQDHCPPELTKFSPHSGPLRGSTRLTLCGSNFYLHPPGLVPEGTHQVTVGQSPCRLLLKGNSNLSQVPRKDFVEELECELEPLGTQEAGPANVSLTVTNMPLGKHFRVDGTSMLRGFSFMEPVLTAVQPLFGPRAGGTCLTLEGQGLSVGTSRAVLVNGTECLLKRVSEGQLLCTTPPGAATARVPIRLQVGGAEVPGSWNFHYQEDPIMLGISPNCGYTGSHVTIHGQHLTSVWHLVLSFHDGRRAVENRQCEGQLPEKHWCRLPEYVVRGPQGWVTGNLSAQGDGAAGFTLPGFRFLAPPHPPSMDLVALKPEEHAVKFEYIGLGAVADCVDVNVTVGGESCQHELRGDVIVCPLPSALQLGKDGAPLQVCVDGGCHILGKVLRPGLEGVPQSTLLGVLLALLLLVAVLATILVFSYHQRKQLVPSPNLDDLASLDRTTGAMPLPLLRSSSDYRNGLAAPAIDSRDSTTQVHRTSFSGNGDGSHVPLLRKESIQLGDLNSALLAEVKDVLIPHEWVVTHTDRVIGKGHFGVVYHGEYTDEAQNQIHCAIKSLSRITEVQEVEAFLREGLLMRSLHHPNVMALIGIVLPPEGLPRVLLPYMRHGDLLQFIRSPQRSPTVKDLISFGLQVARGMAYLAEQKFVHRDLAARNCMLDESFTVKVADFGLARDVLDKEYYSVQQRRHARLPVKWMALESLQTYRFTTKSDVWSFGVLLWELLTRGAPPYPHIDPFDLMHFLAQGRRLPQPEYCPDSLYAVMQHCWAADPAARPTFGALAGDVERLVAALRGDHYVQLPVAYVNVGPGAPDKAEMPLE, from the exons ATGCTCATTAAGCTCCAGCCTGGAGGGGTAGGGGAGTCCAGCACTAGGAATGGGAGATGGGGGGAGTCAGGTATCCAGAGTAAACTGTGCTGGGGTAGGTGTAGCACAGGGTCTGTGGGACCCACAAGATGGACTTGTCACCGCCTGGATCAGGTAGGCTTCCCGGAGGAGATGCCACCTAAGTTacaagagaaggaagggaaaagggtGCTCCTGGAAGGAAGAACAAGGAGTATGGGCTGGATG CCAGGCCCGGGCCTGCAGGAACCTCCGCGGGCCGCCATCTGGGCCTCGATGGAGCTCCACCCGCCGCCATTGCAGCCCTTCCtgttactactgctgctactgctgctgctgcttctgccggCGGTGCCCGAGACGGGAGGGTCCTGGCAGTGCCCGCGCATCCCCTATGCTGCCTCCTGCGACTTTGACGTGGAGTACTTGGTGCCCAGCTTCTCGGCCGGCCGGCCGGTACAGGCTGTGGCAACCTACGAGGGCGGCAGGGAAGGGAGTGCCGTGTTCGTGGCCACACGTAATCGCCTGTATGTGCTTGGGCCTGATCTGCAGCCAGTTGAGAGCCTGGCCACCGGCCCTGCTGGGGCCCCTGGCTGCCAGACGTGTGCGGCCTGTGGCCCAGGCCCCCACGGCCCACCGGGAGACACAGATGCGCAGGTTCTGGTGCTGGAGCCGGTGCTGCCTGCACTGATCAGTTGTGGCTCCAGCCTTCGGGGACGCTGCTTCCTGCATGAGCTAGAGCCCCGCGGGACAGCCCTGCACCTGGCGCCACCAGTCTGCCTTTTCTCGGCGCACCACAATCATCCGGAGGACTGTCCCGACTGTGTAGCCAGCCCGCTGGGCACCCTCGTGACCGTGGTTGAGCAGGGTCATGCCTCCTACTTCTACGTGGCATCCTCACTGGACTCGGCGGTGGCCACCAGCTTCAGCCCACGATCAGTGTCCATCCGGCGCCTCAAGGCCGACGCCTCAGGATTTGCACCAGGCTTTGCAGCACTGTCAGTGGTGCCTGAGCACCTGGCTTCCTACCGCATCGAATACGTGTACAGTTTCCGTGCAGGAGCCTTCGTCTATTTCCTGACTGTGCAGCCAGCCAACGTGGTAGATGCTCCTGGTGCCTTACACACGCGCCTGGTACGGCTCAGCGCTGTCGAGACTGACCTGGGTGACTACCGTGAGCTGGTCCTCGACTGCCGTTTTGCACCTAAACGCCGGCGACGCGCAGCCCATGAGGGCGCACAGCCCTACCCGGTGTTGCAGGCGGCCCACGCTGCTCCAGTGGGCGGGCGACTGGCCACTGAGCTGAGCATCGCTGAGGGCCAGGAagtgctattcggggtcttctcgGCTAGCAGAGACAGCGGCCCAGGTGTGGATCCCAACTCTGTCGTCTGTGCGTTCCCTGTAGACTTGCTGGACACTCTCATCGAGCAGGGTGTGGAGCGCTGTTGTGAGCCTCCTGTCCACCCTGGCCTCCGGCGAGGCCTCGACTTCTTCCAGTCGCCCAGTTTTTGCCCTGACCCG cctggcctgGTGGCTCCCAGCCCCAAAACCAGCTGCCGCCACTTCCCTCTGCTGGTCAGCAGCAGCCTCTTACGGGTGGACCTATTCAACGGGCTGTTAGGACCAGCGCAGGTCACTGCATTGCACGTGACACGTCTCAACAATGTCACAGTGGCCCACATGGGCACAGCCGATGGGCGCATCCTGCAG GTGGAGCTGGCCAGGTCTCTCAACTACTTGCTGTACGTGTCCAACTTCTCACTGGGCAGCAATGGGCAGCCTGTGCATCGGGATGTCAGTTGCCTTGGGGACCACCTGCTCTTTGCCTCTGGGGACCAG GTCTTCCAGGTACCTATCCAGGGCCCTGGCTGCCGCCACTTCCTTACCTGTGGGCGTTGCCTGCGGGCACAGCGTTTCATGGGCTGTGGATGGTGTGGGGGCATGTGTGGCCGGCAGAAGGATTGTCCTGGCTCCTGGCAACAGGACCATTGCCCACCCGAGCTTACTAAG tTCAGCCCCCACAGTGGACCCCTAAGGGGCAGCACAAGACTGACCCTGTGTGGCTCCAACTTCTACCTGCATCCTCCTGGTCTGGTGCCTGAGGGCACCCATCAGGTCACTGTGGGTCAAAGTCCCTGCCGACTGCTGCTCAAAGGCAACTCAAACCTCAG CCAAGTACCCCGGAAGGACTTTGTAGAGGAGCTTGAGTGTGAACTGGAGCCCTTGGGCACGCAGGAAGCCGGGCCTGCCAACGTCAGCCTCACTGTGACCAACATGCCACTGGGCAAGCACTTCCGGGTAGATGGCACCTCCATGCTGCGAGGCTTCTCTTTCATG GAACCCGTGCTGACAGCAGTACAACCCCTCTTTGGTCCACGGGCAGGGGGTACCTGCCTCACCCTTGAAGGCCAAGGCCTGTCTGTTGGCACCAGCCGGGCTGTGCTGGTCAATGGGACTGAGTGCCTGCTGAAACG GGTCAGCGAGGGGCAACTTTTATGTACCACACCCCCCGGGGCTGCTACCGCCCGCGTTCCCATTCGCCTGCAGGTGGGGGGCGCCGAAGTGCCTGGCTCCTGGAACTTCCACTATCAGGAAGACCCCATCATGCTGGGTATCAGCCCCAACTGTGGCTACAC TGGTTCCCACGTCACCATCCATGGCCAGCATCTGACTTCAGTGTGGCACCTCGTGCTGTCATTCCATGATGGGCGCAGGGCAGTGGAGAACAGG CAGTGTGAGGGGCAGCTCCCGGAGAAGCACTGGTGCCGCCTGCCCGAATACGTGGTCCGAGGACCACAGGGGTGGGTGACGGGGAACCTGAGTGCCCAGGGGGATGGAGCTGCTGGCTTCACACTGCCTGGCTTTCGCTTCctggccccaccccacccacccagcaTGGACCTGGTCGCACTGAAGCCTGAGGAGCATGCCGTTAAGTTTGAG TACATTGGGCTGGGCGCTGTGGCTGATTGTGTGGATGTGAACGTGACCGTGGGTGGTGAGAGCTGCCAGCATGAGCTGCGGGGGGATGTGATtgtctgcccccttccctccgcCCTGCAACTTGGCAAGGACGGTGCTCCACTGCAG GTCTGCGTGGATGGTGGGTGTCACATCCTGGGCAAGGTACTGCGGCCAGGTCTGGAAGGGGTCCCACAGAGCACACTCCTCGGTGTCCTACTGGCCCTGCTCCTGCTTGTGGCTGTACTGGCCACCATACTGGTCTTCAGTTACCACCAGAGAAAACAGCTAG TCCCTTCTCCGAACCTGGATGACTTGGCATCCCTGGACCGGACCACTGGAGCCATGCCTCTGCCTCTGCTCCGCTCAAGCTCTGACTATAGAAATGGCCTTG CAGCCCCTGCCATTGATAGCCGGGATTCCACCACTCAGGTCCACAGAACATCCTTCTCAGGCAACGGGGATGGGTCCCATGTCCCACTGCTGCGGAAAGAGTCCATCCAGCTTGGGGACCTGAACTCTGCACTCCTGGCCGAGGTCAAGGATGTACTGATTCCCCACGAGTGGGTAGTCACCCACACTGACCGAGTCATTGGCAAAG GTCACTTTGGAGTTGTTTACCATGGAGAATACACAGACGAGGCCCAGAATCAAATCCACTGTGCCATCAAGTCGCTGAGTC GCATCACGGAGGTGCAGGAGGTGGAGGCCTTCCTGCGTGAGGGGCTGCTCATGCGCAGTCTGCACCACCCAAATGTGATGGCTCTTATTGGTATCGTGCTGCCGCCTGAAGGGCTGCCCCGCGTGCTGCTGCCCTATATGCGCCACGGAGACCTGCTCCAATTCATCCGCTCACCCCAGCGG AGCCCCACAGTGAAGGACCTCATCAGCTTCGGCCTGCAGGTGGCCCGTGGCATGGCGTACCTGGCAGAGCAGAAGTTTGTGCACCGGGACCTGGCTGCTCGGAACTGCAT GCTGGATGAGTCATTCACAGTCAAGGTGGCTGACTTTGGTCTGGCCCGCGATGTCCTGGACAAGGAGTACTACAGTGTCCAACAGCGCCGCCATGCTCGCCTACCTGTCAAATGGATGGCGCTAGAGAGCCTGCAGACCTACAGATTCACCACCAAGTCCGACGTG
- the MST1R gene encoding macrophage-stimulating protein receptor isoform X5, with amino-acid sequence MLIKLQPGGVGESSTRNGRWGESGIQSKLCWGRCSTGSVGPTRWTCHRLDQVGFPEEMPPKLQEKEGKRVLLEGRTRSMGWMPGPGLQEPPRAAIWASMELHPPPLQPFLLLLLLLLLLLLPAVPETGGSWQCPRIPYAASCDFDVEYLVPSFSAGRPVQAVATYEGGREGSAVFVATRNRLYVLGPDLQPVESLATGPAGAPGCQTCAACGPGPHGPPGDTDAQVLVLEPVLPALISCGSSLRGRCFLHELEPRGTALHLAPPVCLFSAHHNHPEDCPDCVASPLGTLVTVVEQGHASYFYVASSLDSAVATSFSPRSVSIRRLKADASGFAPGFAALSVVPEHLASYRIEYVYSFRAGAFVYFLTVQPANVVDAPGALHTRLVRLSAVETDLGDYRELVLDCRFAPKRRRRAAHEGAQPYPVLQAAHAAPVGGRLATELSIAEGQEVLFGVFSASRDSGPGVDPNSVVCAFPVDLLDTLIEQGVERCCEPPVHPGLRRGLDFFQSPSFCPDPPGLVAPSPKTSCRHFPLLVSSSLLRVDLFNGLLGPAQVTALHVTRLNNVTVAHMGTADGRILQVELARSLNYLLYVSNFSLGSNGQPVHRDVSCLGDHLLFASGDQVFQVPIQGPGCRHFLTCGRCLRAQRFMGCGWCGGMCGRQKDCPGSWQQDHCPPELTKFSPHSGPLRGSTRLTLCGSNFYLHPPGLVPEGTHQVTVGQSPCRLLLKGNSNLSQVPRKDFVEELECELEPLGTQEAGPANVSLTVTNMPLGKHFRVDGTSMLRGFSFMEPVLTAVQPLFGPRAGGTCLTLEGQGLSVGTSRAVLVNGTECLLKRVSEGQLLCTTPPGAATARVPIRLQVGGAEVPGSWNFHYQEDPIMLGISPNCGYTGSHVTIHGQHLTSVWHLVLSFHDGRRAVENRCEGQLPEKHWCRLPEYVVRGPQGWVTGNLSAQGDGAAGFTLPGFRFLAPPHPPSMDLVALKPEEHAVKFEYIGLGAVADCVDVNVTVGGESCQHELRGDVIVCPLPSALQLGKDGAPLQVCVDGGCHILGKVLRPGLEGVPQSTLLGVLLALLLLVAVLATILVFSYHQRKQLVPSPNLDDLASLDRTTGAMPLPLLRSSSDYRNGLAAPAIDSRDSTTQVHRTSFSGNGDGSHVPLLRKESIQLGDLNSALLAEVKDVLIPHEWVVTHTDRVIGKGHFGVVYHGEYTDEAQNQIHCAIKSLSRITEVQEVEAFLREGLLMRSLHHPNVMALIGIVLPPEGLPRVLLPYMRHGDLLQFIRSPQRSPTVKDLISFGLQVARGMAYLAEQKFVHRDLAARNCMLDESFTVKVADFGLARDVLDKEYYSVQQRRHARLPVKWMALESLQTYRFTTKSDVWSFGVLLWELLTRGAPPYPHIDPFDLMHFLAQGRRLPQPEYCPDSLYAVMQHCWAADPAARPTFGALAGDVERLVAALRGDHYVQLPVAYVNVGPGAPDKAEMPLE; translated from the exons ATGCTCATTAAGCTCCAGCCTGGAGGGGTAGGGGAGTCCAGCACTAGGAATGGGAGATGGGGGGAGTCAGGTATCCAGAGTAAACTGTGCTGGGGTAGGTGTAGCACAGGGTCTGTGGGACCCACAAGATGGACTTGTCACCGCCTGGATCAGGTAGGCTTCCCGGAGGAGATGCCACCTAAGTTacaagagaaggaagggaaaagggtGCTCCTGGAAGGAAGAACAAGGAGTATGGGCTGGATG CCAGGCCCGGGCCTGCAGGAACCTCCGCGGGCCGCCATCTGGGCCTCGATGGAGCTCCACCCGCCGCCATTGCAGCCCTTCCtgttactactgctgctactgctgctgctgcttctgccggCGGTGCCCGAGACGGGAGGGTCCTGGCAGTGCCCGCGCATCCCCTATGCTGCCTCCTGCGACTTTGACGTGGAGTACTTGGTGCCCAGCTTCTCGGCCGGCCGGCCGGTACAGGCTGTGGCAACCTACGAGGGCGGCAGGGAAGGGAGTGCCGTGTTCGTGGCCACACGTAATCGCCTGTATGTGCTTGGGCCTGATCTGCAGCCAGTTGAGAGCCTGGCCACCGGCCCTGCTGGGGCCCCTGGCTGCCAGACGTGTGCGGCCTGTGGCCCAGGCCCCCACGGCCCACCGGGAGACACAGATGCGCAGGTTCTGGTGCTGGAGCCGGTGCTGCCTGCACTGATCAGTTGTGGCTCCAGCCTTCGGGGACGCTGCTTCCTGCATGAGCTAGAGCCCCGCGGGACAGCCCTGCACCTGGCGCCACCAGTCTGCCTTTTCTCGGCGCACCACAATCATCCGGAGGACTGTCCCGACTGTGTAGCCAGCCCGCTGGGCACCCTCGTGACCGTGGTTGAGCAGGGTCATGCCTCCTACTTCTACGTGGCATCCTCACTGGACTCGGCGGTGGCCACCAGCTTCAGCCCACGATCAGTGTCCATCCGGCGCCTCAAGGCCGACGCCTCAGGATTTGCACCAGGCTTTGCAGCACTGTCAGTGGTGCCTGAGCACCTGGCTTCCTACCGCATCGAATACGTGTACAGTTTCCGTGCAGGAGCCTTCGTCTATTTCCTGACTGTGCAGCCAGCCAACGTGGTAGATGCTCCTGGTGCCTTACACACGCGCCTGGTACGGCTCAGCGCTGTCGAGACTGACCTGGGTGACTACCGTGAGCTGGTCCTCGACTGCCGTTTTGCACCTAAACGCCGGCGACGCGCAGCCCATGAGGGCGCACAGCCCTACCCGGTGTTGCAGGCGGCCCACGCTGCTCCAGTGGGCGGGCGACTGGCCACTGAGCTGAGCATCGCTGAGGGCCAGGAagtgctattcggggtcttctcgGCTAGCAGAGACAGCGGCCCAGGTGTGGATCCCAACTCTGTCGTCTGTGCGTTCCCTGTAGACTTGCTGGACACTCTCATCGAGCAGGGTGTGGAGCGCTGTTGTGAGCCTCCTGTCCACCCTGGCCTCCGGCGAGGCCTCGACTTCTTCCAGTCGCCCAGTTTTTGCCCTGACCCG cctggcctgGTGGCTCCCAGCCCCAAAACCAGCTGCCGCCACTTCCCTCTGCTGGTCAGCAGCAGCCTCTTACGGGTGGACCTATTCAACGGGCTGTTAGGACCAGCGCAGGTCACTGCATTGCACGTGACACGTCTCAACAATGTCACAGTGGCCCACATGGGCACAGCCGATGGGCGCATCCTGCAG GTGGAGCTGGCCAGGTCTCTCAACTACTTGCTGTACGTGTCCAACTTCTCACTGGGCAGCAATGGGCAGCCTGTGCATCGGGATGTCAGTTGCCTTGGGGACCACCTGCTCTTTGCCTCTGGGGACCAG GTCTTCCAGGTACCTATCCAGGGCCCTGGCTGCCGCCACTTCCTTACCTGTGGGCGTTGCCTGCGGGCACAGCGTTTCATGGGCTGTGGATGGTGTGGGGGCATGTGTGGCCGGCAGAAGGATTGTCCTGGCTCCTGGCAACAGGACCATTGCCCACCCGAGCTTACTAAG tTCAGCCCCCACAGTGGACCCCTAAGGGGCAGCACAAGACTGACCCTGTGTGGCTCCAACTTCTACCTGCATCCTCCTGGTCTGGTGCCTGAGGGCACCCATCAGGTCACTGTGGGTCAAAGTCCCTGCCGACTGCTGCTCAAAGGCAACTCAAACCTCAG CCAAGTACCCCGGAAGGACTTTGTAGAGGAGCTTGAGTGTGAACTGGAGCCCTTGGGCACGCAGGAAGCCGGGCCTGCCAACGTCAGCCTCACTGTGACCAACATGCCACTGGGCAAGCACTTCCGGGTAGATGGCACCTCCATGCTGCGAGGCTTCTCTTTCATG GAACCCGTGCTGACAGCAGTACAACCCCTCTTTGGTCCACGGGCAGGGGGTACCTGCCTCACCCTTGAAGGCCAAGGCCTGTCTGTTGGCACCAGCCGGGCTGTGCTGGTCAATGGGACTGAGTGCCTGCTGAAACG GGTCAGCGAGGGGCAACTTTTATGTACCACACCCCCCGGGGCTGCTACCGCCCGCGTTCCCATTCGCCTGCAGGTGGGGGGCGCCGAAGTGCCTGGCTCCTGGAACTTCCACTATCAGGAAGACCCCATCATGCTGGGTATCAGCCCCAACTGTGGCTACAC TGGTTCCCACGTCACCATCCATGGCCAGCATCTGACTTCAGTGTGGCACCTCGTGCTGTCATTCCATGATGGGCGCAGGGCAGTGGAGAACAGG TGTGAGGGGCAGCTCCCGGAGAAGCACTGGTGCCGCCTGCCCGAATACGTGGTCCGAGGACCACAGGGGTGGGTGACGGGGAACCTGAGTGCCCAGGGGGATGGAGCTGCTGGCTTCACACTGCCTGGCTTTCGCTTCctggccccaccccacccacccagcaTGGACCTGGTCGCACTGAAGCCTGAGGAGCATGCCGTTAAGTTTGAG TACATTGGGCTGGGCGCTGTGGCTGATTGTGTGGATGTGAACGTGACCGTGGGTGGTGAGAGCTGCCAGCATGAGCTGCGGGGGGATGTGATtgtctgcccccttccctccgcCCTGCAACTTGGCAAGGACGGTGCTCCACTGCAG GTCTGCGTGGATGGTGGGTGTCACATCCTGGGCAAGGTACTGCGGCCAGGTCTGGAAGGGGTCCCACAGAGCACACTCCTCGGTGTCCTACTGGCCCTGCTCCTGCTTGTGGCTGTACTGGCCACCATACTGGTCTTCAGTTACCACCAGAGAAAACAGCTAG TCCCTTCTCCGAACCTGGATGACTTGGCATCCCTGGACCGGACCACTGGAGCCATGCCTCTGCCTCTGCTCCGCTCAAGCTCTGACTATAGAAATGGCCTTG CAGCCCCTGCCATTGATAGCCGGGATTCCACCACTCAGGTCCACAGAACATCCTTCTCAGGCAACGGGGATGGGTCCCATGTCCCACTGCTGCGGAAAGAGTCCATCCAGCTTGGGGACCTGAACTCTGCACTCCTGGCCGAGGTCAAGGATGTACTGATTCCCCACGAGTGGGTAGTCACCCACACTGACCGAGTCATTGGCAAAG GTCACTTTGGAGTTGTTTACCATGGAGAATACACAGACGAGGCCCAGAATCAAATCCACTGTGCCATCAAGTCGCTGAGTC GCATCACGGAGGTGCAGGAGGTGGAGGCCTTCCTGCGTGAGGGGCTGCTCATGCGCAGTCTGCACCACCCAAATGTGATGGCTCTTATTGGTATCGTGCTGCCGCCTGAAGGGCTGCCCCGCGTGCTGCTGCCCTATATGCGCCACGGAGACCTGCTCCAATTCATCCGCTCACCCCAGCGG AGCCCCACAGTGAAGGACCTCATCAGCTTCGGCCTGCAGGTGGCCCGTGGCATGGCGTACCTGGCAGAGCAGAAGTTTGTGCACCGGGACCTGGCTGCTCGGAACTGCAT GCTGGATGAGTCATTCACAGTCAAGGTGGCTGACTTTGGTCTGGCCCGCGATGTCCTGGACAAGGAGTACTACAGTGTCCAACAGCGCCGCCATGCTCGCCTACCTGTCAAATGGATGGCGCTAGAGAGCCTGCAGACCTACAGATTCACCACCAAGTCCGACGTG